In Bicyclus anynana chromosome 1, ilBicAnyn1.1, whole genome shotgun sequence, a single window of DNA contains:
- the LOC112051331 gene encoding phosphatidylinositol glycan anchor biosynthesis class U protein has product MNLIPKYLVACLGRYWLIHTDYWQTISNRVEVATPLNSWKRLIEGVYLYDHGINPYEGDSFHESPIMLILFHFLLKKVPYLLPVIFVLLDALTAHILYKASKSFIRIFKESQESGKGQIAEDSITMLVTESQLDEVPIYVLSMYLFNPYSFLNCAGMTTTVIQNLLLAVSLWGAASGHRALACVFIALATHQALYPILLVVPISILLANVNQGCNKCSYIRTLLGFVLCWGFCIFISAFIMDGSYDYIYNTYGFILTVPDLKPNIGLFWYFFTEMFEHFRLLFVCAFQINALALYVVPLTLRFHKEPVLLATVLIALSTIFRSYPCVGDVGFYLALLPLWKHLFSFMQQKFIVGCAFLITSALGPTVWHLWIYSGSANANFFFGVTLSFATAQIFLITDLLFAHIKREFTLKNGSSRQVDGKPAKLVLR; this is encoded by the exons ATGAATTTAATACCGAAGTATTTGGTCGCCTGTTTAGGAAGATATTGGCTCATTCACACGGACTATTGGCAAACGATATCAAATAGAGTGGAAGTAGCAACGCCGCTAAACTCTTGGAAGAGGTTAATTGAAGGTGTTTACTTGTACGACCATGGCATAAATCCTTACGAAGGGGACTCTTTCCACGAGTCTCCAATAATGCTTATCTTATTTCACTTTTTGTTGAAAAAAGTACCATATTTGTTACctgttatatttgttttattggacGCATTGACTGCACACATACTGTACAAGGCATCGAAGTCGTTTATACGAATATTTAAAGAATCCCAAGAGAGTGGGAAAGGACAGATTGCAGAGGATTCAATAACAATGCTGGTAACTGAATCACAGTTGGATGAAGTTCCTATTTATGTGCTTTCCATGTATTTATTCAATCCATATTCATTTTTAAACTGTGCAGGCATGACAACTACAGTTATACAGAATTTATTGCTAGCTGTATCGCTATGGGGTGCGGCAAGTGGTCACAGAGCTTTGGCGTGTGTGTTCATTGCTCTGGCTACACATCAGGCCCTTTACCCTATTTTACTTGTTGTGCCAATATCTATTCTATTAGCGAACGTCAACCAAGGGTGCAACAAGTGTTCATACATTAGAACACTTCTAGGATTTGTACTGTGTTGGGGATTCTGCATTTTTATATCTGCTTTTATAATGGATGGATCGTATGATTATATCTACAATACGTATGgatttat ATTGACAGTGCCAGATCTAAAACCAAATATAGGACTATTCTGGTACTTCTTCACAGAGATGTTTGAACACTTTAGATTACTCTTTGTGTGTGCATTTCAAATCAACGCCCTGGCTCTATATGTGGTGCCACTTACCCTTAGATTCCACAAAGAACCGGTACTGCTAGCAACAGTGCTCATTGCACTGTCTACTATATTCAGATCTTATCCATGTGTTGGTGATGTTGGATTCTACTTGGCTCTATTGCCTTTATGGAAACATTTGTTTTcat TTATGCAGCAAAAATTTATTGTGGGCTGTGCCTTCCTAATCACATCAGCTCTTGGACCAACTGTTTGGCACCTCTGGATATATTCTGGATCAGCAAATGCTAACTTCTTCTTTGGAGTGACCCTGTCCTTTGCAACAGCACAAATTTTCCTCATTACCGATTTGTTATTTGCACATATCAAGAGAGAGTTCACACTTAAGAATGGATCATCTCGACAGGTTGACGGAAAACCGGCGAAACTAGTTTTACGATAA
- the LOC112051341 gene encoding circadian clock-controlled protein daywake isoform X2 gives MAAGIKDLGVPPVDPYVQKELRLEYKNNQVKVKMDNRDIIVAGLKASTVRDARLRADEDSFHLEVDMYTPAVNLSGKYEGGGSYNALNITARGTYHTEMTDLVYTWKLDGKPETINNDVYIRIKSFYMRPDVSNMNVQLTNDAPESKELTALGVRLVNENWKILYRELLPFAMHNWNKIGTKVANKIFLKVPYNQLFPNN, from the exons ATGGCTGCCGGTATAAAGGATTTGGGAGTACCCCCCGTCGATCCTTATGTACAGAAGGAACTACGGTTGGAATATAAGAATAATCAA gTAAAAGTCAAAATGGATAATAGGGACATTATAGTGGCTGGTTTAAAAGCATCGACTGTCCGTGATGCCAG ATTGCGTGCTGATGAAGATAGTTTTCACCTGGAAGTGGATATGTACACTCCCGCCGTGAATCTGAGCGGCAAGTACGAAGGCGGCGGTAGCTACAACGCTTTGAACATCACCGCGCGCGGCACATATCACACTGAGatga CTGATCTTGTTTATACGTGGAAATTAGATGGCAAACCAGAAACTATAAATAACGATGTTTATATACGAATTAAATCCTTTTACATGCGACCCGATGTTTCAAATATGAACGTTCAACTGACGAATGATGCTCCCGAGAGTAAAGAACTAA cTGCCCTTGGAGTGAGGCTAGTAAACGAAAACTGGAAAATATTGTACAGGGAATTATTGCCTTTTGCTATGCACAATTGGAATAAAATAGGTACTAAAGTAGCAAACAAAATTTTCCTTAAGGTGCCTTACAATCAGCTGTTTCCAAATAACTAA
- the LOC112051341 gene encoding circadian clock-controlled protein daywake isoform X1, with amino-acid sequence MTKMKMFNQSLCVLIALLLSYCNGAVDIEKYLKVCARNSPDVNDCLVDAVQYGISVMAAGIKDLGVPPVDPYVQKELRLEYKNNQVKVKMDNRDIIVAGLKASTVRDARLRADEDSFHLEVDMYTPAVNLSGKYEGGGSYNALNITARGTYHTEMTDLVYTWKLDGKPETINNDVYIRIKSFYMRPDVSNMNVQLTNDAPESKELTALGVRLVNENWKILYRELLPFAMHNWNKIGTKVANKIFLKVPYNQLFPNN; translated from the exons ATgactaaaatgaaaatgtttaatCAGTCTCTATGTGTGCTGATCGCTTTGCTTTTGAGCTATTGTAATGGTGCTGTTGATATTG aaaaatatttaaaagtgtgTGCCAGAAACTCACCTGATGTCAATGATTGCCTTGTTGACGCAGTACAATATGGAATATCTGTAATGGCTGCCGGTATAAAGGATTTGGGAGTACCCCCCGTCGATCCTTATGTACAGAAGGAACTACGGTTGGAATATAAGAATAATCAA gTAAAAGTCAAAATGGATAATAGGGACATTATAGTGGCTGGTTTAAAAGCATCGACTGTCCGTGATGCCAG ATTGCGTGCTGATGAAGATAGTTTTCACCTGGAAGTGGATATGTACACTCCCGCCGTGAATCTGAGCGGCAAGTACGAAGGCGGCGGTAGCTACAACGCTTTGAACATCACCGCGCGCGGCACATATCACACTGAGatga CTGATCTTGTTTATACGTGGAAATTAGATGGCAAACCAGAAACTATAAATAACGATGTTTATATACGAATTAAATCCTTTTACATGCGACCCGATGTTTCAAATATGAACGTTCAACTGACGAATGATGCTCCCGAGAGTAAAGAACTAA cTGCCCTTGGAGTGAGGCTAGTAAACGAAAACTGGAAAATATTGTACAGGGAATTATTGCCTTTTGCTATGCACAATTGGAATAAAATAGGTACTAAAGTAGCAAACAAAATTTTCCTTAAGGTGCCTTACAATCAGCTGTTTCCAAATAACTAA